One window of the Streptococcus parasanguinis ATCC 15912 genome contains the following:
- a CDS encoding CCA tRNA nucleotidyltransferase, which yields MRLEKMPSEFQEALPILEKIKAAGFEAYFVGGSVRDALLDRPIHDVDIASSSYPEETKAIFDRTVDIGIEHGTVLVLENGQEYEITTFRTEDVYVDYRRPSSVSFVRSLEEDLKRRDFTVNAFALNEKGEIVDLFHGLEDLENKVLRAVGLPHERFNEDALRIMRGFRFQASLGFELEEATSDAMKECAPLLEKISVERTFIEFDKLLLSPYWRQGVEAMLSSGAYHYLPEMKDRKEAIERLFDIELEYTFSTSEQAWAALVLALEIQDIPKFFKKWKTSREFAKTVEQIVEILKLREKGSLDKRACYKYEKRLLLLAEELREGYALSVDYLVIERVYDSLTIHDKHEVVVNGGMLIKEYGFQPGPALGEILTKIEYAIVDGELANEKEAIIAYIQQAKEEEK from the coding sequence ATGAGATTAGAAAAGATGCCTTCTGAGTTTCAGGAGGCTTTACCAATATTAGAGAAGATTAAAGCAGCTGGTTTTGAGGCCTATTTTGTCGGGGGATCCGTTCGAGACGCCCTATTGGATCGTCCGATTCACGATGTCGATATCGCTTCTTCCTCATATCCAGAAGAGACCAAGGCGATTTTTGATCGAACAGTGGACATCGGTATCGAACACGGGACTGTCTTAGTTCTTGAAAATGGTCAAGAATATGAAATTACGACCTTCCGGACAGAGGATGTCTATGTAGATTATCGTCGTCCGAGCTCTGTGTCTTTTGTGCGCTCGCTGGAAGAAGACCTCAAGCGTCGTGATTTTACGGTTAATGCCTTTGCCTTAAATGAAAAGGGAGAGATTGTTGACCTCTTTCATGGACTAGAAGATTTAGAAAACAAGGTCCTTCGGGCGGTTGGGCTTCCTCATGAACGGTTTAACGAAGATGCGCTCCGGATCATGCGAGGATTTCGTTTTCAAGCCAGTCTCGGCTTTGAATTAGAAGAGGCGACCTCTGATGCCATGAAGGAGTGTGCTCCATTACTAGAGAAGATCTCTGTGGAGCGCACCTTCATCGAGTTTGATAAACTCTTGCTTTCTCCATACTGGAGACAAGGCGTGGAGGCTATGCTATCAAGTGGGGCCTATCACTATCTGCCAGAGATGAAGGATCGTAAAGAAGCGATCGAGCGTTTGTTTGACATAGAGTTGGAATATACCTTTTCAACTTCTGAGCAAGCCTGGGCTGCTTTGGTCTTAGCACTAGAGATTCAAGATATTCCAAAATTCTTTAAAAAGTGGAAGACCTCTAGAGAGTTTGCCAAGACGGTGGAGCAGATCGTGGAGATTCTAAAGCTCCGAGAAAAAGGAAGTCTAGACAAGCGTGCTTGCTACAAGTATGAGAAGCGTTTGTTGCTACTAGCTGAAGAGCTCCGTGAAGGGTATGCCTTGAGTGTGGATTATTTGGTCATCGAGCGCGTTTATGATAGCTTGACCATTCATGATAAGCATGAAGTGGTGGTTAATGGTGGTATGCTGATCAAAGAATATGGTTTTCAACCAGGACCAGCCTTAGGAGAGATTTTGACAAAAATTGAATATGCCATTGT
- the dapB gene encoding 4-hydroxy-tetrahydrodipicolinate reductase produces the protein MSIKVIIAGFKGRMGQAAFKMVSEDPELELAGLIDPFTDETEVAGVPVFNRKEDVVGLEADVWVDFTMPKVAYENTRFAIENGFAPVVGTTGFTPEQIQELTDLSREKDLGGLIAPNFAIGAVLLMQFAAQAAKYFPNVEIIELHHDKKKDAPSGTAIKTAELISEKREKIQQGAADEEELMPGARGAEFEGMRIHSVRLPGLVAHQEVIFGSQGEGLTLRHDSYDRVSFMTGVNLGIKEVVKRHELVYGLEHLL, from the coding sequence ATGTCAATTAAAGTCATTATCGCAGGTTTCAAGGGAAGAATGGGACAAGCAGCCTTCAAGATGGTTTCAGAAGATCCTGAGCTAGAATTAGCTGGCTTGATCGATCCATTTACTGATGAGACAGAAGTTGCAGGAGTCCCTGTCTTTAATCGCAAAGAAGATGTTGTGGGTCTAGAGGCAGATGTTTGGGTAGATTTTACCATGCCCAAGGTCGCTTACGAAAATACTCGCTTTGCAATTGAGAATGGCTTTGCGCCTGTTGTGGGAACGACTGGATTCACTCCTGAGCAGATCCAAGAATTGACAGACCTTTCACGTGAAAAGGATTTGGGTGGCTTGATCGCTCCGAACTTTGCCATCGGAGCCGTGCTCTTGATGCAATTTGCAGCGCAAGCAGCCAAGTATTTCCCGAATGTGGAGATCATCGAATTGCACCACGATAAGAAAAAAGATGCACCGAGTGGAACAGCAATTAAAACCGCTGAGTTGATCTCTGAGAAGCGCGAGAAGATCCAGCAAGGTGCAGCAGATGAAGAAGAGTTGATGCCTGGAGCAAGAGGGGCAGAGTTTGAAGGGATGCGCATCCATTCGGTTCGATTGCCTGGCCTAGTCGCTCACCAAGAGGTGATTTTTGGTAGCCAAGGCGAAGGGTTGACTCTCCGTCATGATTCCTATGATCGTGTTTCCTTCATGACAGGAGTAAATCTAGGGATTAAAGAAGTTGTCAAGCGTCATGAGCTTGTTTATGGTTTGGAACACTTACTATGA
- a CDS encoding DegV family protein, whose product MKLAVITDSSAYLPQDLLHHDDLFILEIPIYIDGESYVEGKNLTHDEFYQKMAASKELPKTSQPSVAELEEVLSGLTAKGYTHAIGLFLSSGISGFYQNIQYLKDEFEGLTVEFPDSKITSAPLGMMVEDCLKWAGEGRLFDEIVANVQHQIDGTSAYIMVDDLNHLVKGGRLSNGAAILGNLLSIKPILHFNDEGVIEVFEKVRTEKKAMKRLVEIVVSDNADGHYQVFVIHANVPEKAEALRQLLIEEGVEGDIPFATFGGVIGTHLGDHSLAVGYIPIV is encoded by the coding sequence ATGAAATTAGCAGTGATCACGGATTCGTCTGCCTATTTACCACAAGACTTGCTCCATCACGACGACTTATTTATTTTAGAGATCCCGATCTATATCGATGGGGAGTCTTATGTTGAAGGGAAGAACCTGACACACGATGAGTTCTACCAAAAGATGGCTGCCTCTAAAGAATTGCCAAAGACTAGCCAGCCGAGTGTGGCAGAGTTAGAAGAAGTCTTATCTGGTTTGACAGCTAAGGGCTATACGCATGCTATCGGTCTTTTCTTGTCATCTGGTATTTCTGGTTTCTACCAAAATATCCAATATTTGAAGGACGAGTTTGAAGGCTTGACCGTCGAATTTCCGGATTCAAAAATCACCAGTGCTCCTCTAGGAATGATGGTAGAAGACTGCTTGAAATGGGCTGGTGAAGGCCGTTTATTCGACGAGATTGTTGCCAATGTCCAACACCAGATTGATGGTACCTCTGCCTATATCATGGTGGATGATTTGAACCACTTGGTTAAAGGTGGTCGTCTGTCAAATGGGGCTGCTATTCTTGGGAACCTATTGAGCATCAAGCCTATTCTTCATTTTAATGATGAAGGCGTGATTGAGGTCTTTGAGAAGGTCCGGACGGAAAAGAAAGCCATGAAACGCTTGGTAGAGATTGTTGTATCAGATAACGCAGATGGTCATTACCAAGTCTTTGTCATCCACGCCAATGTCCCTGAAAAAGCAGAAGCACTTCGCCAACTGCTCATCGAAGAAGGAGTGGAAGGTGACATTCCTTTTGCTACCTTTGGAGGGGTTATTGGGACGCACCTAGGTGACCATAGCTTAGCAGTTGGGTATATCCCTATCGTTTAA
- a CDS encoding DUF1149 family protein — MDIQREKEFVSQYHYDARNFEWEKENGIPETKVDVNFQLINRDQEQNTTSLIVILSYMIVFDGFVISGTITQINHLFGRYVNEPSEFSKDEVEELARPCLNMLNRLTYEVTEIALDLPGINLEF, encoded by the coding sequence ATGGATATTCAACGTGAAAAAGAATTTGTCAGCCAATACCACTATGATGCTCGTAATTTTGAGTGGGAAAAAGAAAATGGCATCCCTGAAACAAAAGTTGATGTAAACTTTCAATTGATCAATCGTGATCAAGAACAAAACACGACTTCTTTGATTGTCATCTTGAGCTACATGATCGTTTTTGACGGTTTTGTGATCAGCGGAACCATCACTCAAATCAACCACTTGTTTGGTCGTTATGTCAATGAACCAAGTGAATTCAGCAAAGACGAAGTGGAAGAATTGGCTCGCCCTTGCTTGAATATGCTCAACCGTTTGACTTATGAAGTCACAGAAATTGCCCTCGATTTACCGGGTATTAATTTGGAGTTTTAA